The Mus musculus strain C57BL/6J chromosome 2, GRCm38.p6 C57BL/6J genome has a window encoding:
- the Olfr1294 gene encoding olfactory receptor 1294, whose product MDGDNQTVVSEFILWGLAHSKNIQVLLFVIFLMLYLLIMSGNIVILTLITTDTHLHSPMYFLLANLSFVDMWLSTNTTPKMITDFLREIKIISFAGCMSQVFFSHCIAAGEMVLLVAMAYDRYVAICKPLHYFTIMNLKRCSSLVLTSWTIGFIHGIIYIVVIVHLPFCGPNEIDSFFCDMPLVIKLACMDYHYLNTLMNADCGLVAITCFILLLTSYTYILMTVCKSSKAGASKAMNTCTAHITVVLIFFVPCIFIYVWPLNITWLDKFFAVFYSVFTPLLNPAIYTLRNKEMKNAMKRFIGNFLGPKVNL is encoded by the coding sequence ATGGATGGAGACAATCAGACTGTTGTGTCAGAATTTATACTCTGGGGACTTGCCCATTCAAAGAATATTCAGGTCTTGCTATTTGTGATATTTCTGATGCTTTATCTTCTCATCATGTCTGGAAATATTGTCATCCTGACCTTAATAACCACTGACACCCATCTGCATTCCCCCATGTACTTCTTGCTGGCCAACCTGTCTTTTGTTGACATGTGGCTCTCCACAAACACCACTCCTAAGATGATCACAGATTTTCTCAGGGAAATCAAGATCATTTCCTTTGCAGGATGTATGTCCCAGGTCTTCTTTTCCCATTGCATTGCTGCAGGAGAAATGGTGCTGTTGGTGGCAATGGCTTATGACCGGTATGTGGCCATCTGCAAGCCACTCCATTACTTCACCATCATGAACCTTAAGAGATGCAGCAGTTTGGTGTTGACTTCCTGGACAATTGGCTTTATACATGGTATAATTTACATAGTAGTGATTGTGCATCTGCCCTTTTGTGGTCCCAATGAAATAGACAGTTTCTTCTGTGACATGCCACTGGTAATAAAACTTGCATGCATGGATTATCATTATTTAAATACCTTAATGAATGCTGACTGTGGACTTGTGGCTATAACTTGCTTTATTCTGTTGCTTACTTCCTACACATATATTCTTATGACTGTATGTAAGAGCTCTAAAGCTGGTGCATCTAAGGCAATGAACACTTGCACTGCCCACATTACAGTCGTGCTAATCTTTTTTGTGCCCTGCATCTTTATTTATGTGTGGCCTCTCAATATCACCTGGTTGGACAAATTTTTTGCAGTGTTTTACTCTGTTTTTACACCCCTCCTAAATCCAGCCATTTATACACTGAGAAATAAAGAGATGAAAAATGCTATGAAAAGGTTCATAGGCAACTTTCTGGGTCCCAAAGTAAATTTGTAA